A portion of the Carya illinoinensis cultivar Pawnee chromosome 11, C.illinoinensisPawnee_v1, whole genome shotgun sequence genome contains these proteins:
- the LOC122281779 gene encoding probable LRR receptor-like serine/threonine-protein kinase At1g74360 has product MSDEETDSWSAALIIFLILISGVLLVSGDSLSTDRDVLLQLKSFLEDNNKVNRGRYSEWNNGSSDTSASPCNWAGITCSHSNGTEARVTGINISDSSIAGEIFGNFSSLTELTHLDLSRNTLGGVIHSDLSRCQNLVHLNLSHNILSGELMNLTGLSNLEKLDLSVNRFSGEVRMSIPVSCDNLIVMNISANNFTGTINGSFFDGCSKLQYLDLSSNKLTGELWNGFARLLDFSVSENQLSGHVLSSMFIDNCSLHFLDLSENGFVGEFPREISKCRNLVILNLSDNNFTGQIPAELGSILSLEALYLGSNKFSRKIPDSLLNLTKLAFLDLSKNNFRDNIQENLGKFIQVKFLLLHGNSFTGGINSSGILKLPNILRLDLSHNNFLSPLPVEITRVSSLNFLILAYNQFSGAIPPEFGNLSNLQALDLSFNNLTGSIPPTLGKLSSLLWLMLANNSLTGEIPPELGNCTSLLWLNLANNQLSGKIPLELTKIGSNPTPTFESNKRESERIIAGSGECLAMKRWIPADYPPFSFVYALLTRKNCRSIWDRLLQGNGLFQICAPGSSVQTLQISGYVQLSGNRLSGEIPEDIGKMRNFSMLHLGINELYGKLPPQIGQMPLVVLNVSRNKLSGEIPTEISDITCLQKLDLSFNNFSGTFPASLGKLTNLNKFNISYNPFISGTIPSTGQLATLEKESYLGDPLLQLPDFMKNHTAMSPERKDGRPKRPTKLANLGFLTLILAFLIFGASSLIVCSLVKSPSESPGYLLEEIKYRHDFASSSSCSSPWLSDTVKVIRLDKTAFTHADILKATGNFSEKRIIGKGGFGTVYRGLLPDGREVAVKKLQREGKEGEREFRAEMEVLSGNGFGWPHPNLVTLYGWCLDGSQKILVYEYMEGGSLEDLVTDRMKLTWRRRVEVAIDVARALVFLHHECFPSIVHRDVKASNVLLDKDGKARVTDFGLARFVDAGDSHVSTVVAGTIGYVAPEYGQTWHATTKGDVYSFGVLSMELATGRRAVDGGEESLVEWARRVMGIGQHGLSRSVIPVVLLGSGLAEGAEEMCELLQIGVKCTAESPQARPNMKEVLAMLIKISSTRDEFNSGPYPPSLSFVA; this is encoded by the exons ATGTCAGATGAGGAAACTGATTCATGGTCTGCTGCgttaatcattttcttaatcttgatctcag GTGTACTGCTTGTTTCTGGAGATTCTCTGAGCACTGACAGAGATGTTCTTCTCCAACTAAAATCATTTCTTGAAGACAACAATAAGGTAAACCGAGGACGATACTCGGAGTGGAACAATGGGAGCTCAGATACTTCAGCCTCCCCATGCAATTGGGCGGGAATAACATGCAGTCATAGTAACGGCACAGAGGCAAGGGTAACGGGCATCAACATCTCCGACAGCTCCATTGCCGGCGAGATATTCGGGAACTTTTCATCGCTAACCGAGCTCACCCACCTCGACCTCTCCAGAAACACTCTTGGCGGAGTGATCCACAGCGACTTGAGTCGGTGCCAGAACCTCGTTCATCTCAATTTGTCCCACAACATCCTCAGCGGAGAGCTCATGAACCTGACCGGATTGAGCAACTTGGAGAAGCTTGATTTGTCCGTCAACAGGTTTAGCGGGGAGGTACGGATGAGCATACCGGTAAGTTGCGACAACTTGATTGTGATGAATATATCGGCGAATAATTTCACCGGCACAATCAATGGAAGCTTCTTCGATGGATGCTCGAAGTTGCAGTACTTGGATTTGAGCTCGAACAAGTTAACTGGGGAGTTATGGAATGGTTTTGCGAGGCTGCTGGACTTCTCTGTCTCAGAAAACCAACTCAGCGGGCATGTATTGTCGTCCATGTTCATTGATAACTGCAGCCTGCATTTTTTAGACCTGTCGGAAAATGGTTTTGTCGGGGAGTTTCCAAGGGAAATATCAAAGTGTCGAAATTTGGTTATCTTGAATCTGTCGGACAACAATTTCACAGGGCAGATACCGGCCGAGCTGGGATCCATTTTGAGTCTTGAAGCATTGTACTTGGGATCCAACAAATTTTCCCGAAAGATCCCCGATTCGCTTCTGAATTTGACTAAATTGGCCTTCTTGGATTTGAGCAAGAACAATTTCCGGGATAATATACAGGAAAATTTGGGAAAATTTATACAGGTTAAATTTCTTCTGCTGCATGGGAATTCATTCACCGGCGGGATAAATTCGTCTGGAATTCTGAAGCTACCTAATATTTTAAGATTAGACCTGAGCCATAACAACTTTTTAAGTCCTCTTCCAGTTGAAATTACTCGTGTGTCAAGTTTGAATTTCTTGATCCTTGCTTACAACCAGTTTTCGGGTGCCATTCCACCGGAATTCGGAAACTTGTCAAATCTACAAGCCCTCGACCTTTCTTTTAACAATCTAACTGGATCAATTCCTCCCACTCTTGGAAAGCTGAGCTCACTCTTATGGTTGATGCTAGCTAACAATTCACTAACAGGTGAAATTCCGCCTGAGTTGGGAAATTGCACAAGCTTGTTATGGTTAAATCTTGCCAACAACCAGCTTTCCGGGAAAATACCGCTGGAATTGACGAAAATCGGTAGCAACCCCACGCCTACTTTCGAATCGAATAAACGGGAAAGTGAACGGATTATTGCAGGATCAGGAGAGTGTTTGGCAATGAAAAGGTGGATTCCAGCAGACTACCCTCCTTTCAGTTTTGTGTATGCCCTACTCACAAGGAagaattgcagaagcatatggGATAGGTTACTTCAAGGAAATGGCCTTTTCCAGATATGTGCACCCGGTTCATCAGTCCAGACCTTACAAATCTCCGGTTATGTTCAACTAAGTGGGAATCGTCTTTCAGGTGAGATCCCAGAGGATATAGGCAAGATGCGGAATTTCAGTATGTTGCATCTGGGCATCAATGAGCTCTATGGAAAACTACCTCCTCAGATTGGACAGATGCCTCTTGTAGTCTTGAACGTCTCCAGGAACAAGCTTTCTGGTGAAATTCCTACGGAAATCAGTGACATTACATGCCTGCAAAAATTGGATTTGTCTTTCAATAATTTCTCTGGCACTTTCCCGGCGAGCTTGGGCAAGTTAACTAACCTGAACAAGTTCAACATCTCCTACAATCCATTTATCTCTGGCACAATTCCATCAACTGGGCAATTAGCAACTTTGGAGAAGGAGTCCTATCTCGGTGACCCCCTCTTGCAACTTCcagattttatgaaaaatcataCAGCCATGTCTCCTGAGAGAAAGGATGGGAGGCCCAAGAGGCCTACAAAGTTGGCAAATTTGGGGTTCCTAACTCTGATACTGGCTTTCCTAATATTTGGGGCATCGTCACTCATAGTCTGCTCATTGGTGAAAAGCCCATCAGAATCACCAGGGTATCTTTTAGAGGAAATAAAATACAGGCATGATTTTGCATCAAGTTCTAGCTGTTCATCACCTTGGTTGTCGGACACCGTTAAGGTCATCCGCCTAGACAAAACCGCTTTCACACATGCCGACATTTTAAAAGCTACTGGAAACTTTTCGGAGAAGAGGATTATTGGGAAGGGGGGATTTGGCACAGTTTATCGAGGTTTATTGCCTGACGGGAGAGAAGTTGCAGTAAAGAAGCTtcaaagagaaggaaaagaggGTGAAAGGGAATTCCGAGCTGAAATGGAGGTTCTGAGTGGGAATGGCTTTGGTTGGCCACATCCAAACCTCGTGACACTTTATGGGTGGTGTCTGGATGGCTCACAGAAAATTCTGGTTTATGAGTACATGGAAGGTGGAAGCTTGGAGGATCTTGTAACAGACAGAATGAAGCTGACATGGAGGAGGAGAGTTGAAGTGGCCATTGATGTAGCTCGAGCACTAGTGTTTCTACACCACGAGTGTTTCCCTTCCATCGTGCACAGGGATGTGAAGGCCAGTAATGTCCTGCTTGACAAGGATGGGAAAGCAAGAGTCACGGACTTTGGTCTAGCTAGGTTTGTTGATGCTGGGGATAGCCATGTGAGCACGGTGGTAGCTGGGACAATTGGCTATGTTGCACCAGAATATGGGCAGACATGGCATGCCACTACCAAAGGTGATGTGTACAGTTTTGGGGTGCTGTCAATGGAGCTGGCTACTGGGAGGAGGGCTGTGGATGGAGGGGAAGAGAGTCTAGTCGAATGGGCAAGACGGGTGATGGGAATTGGGCAACATGGGTTAAGTAGATCAGTGATTCCAGTTGTGCTTTTGGGGTCCGGGTTGGCGGAGGGAGCGGAAGAGATGTGTGAGCTACTTCAGATTGGAGTGAAGTGCACGGCTGAGTCACCACAGGCTAGACCAAACATGAAGGAGGTACTGGCTATGTTGATCAAGATATCCAGTACTAGGGATGAATTCAATTCTGGCCCCTATCCTCCCTCCTTGTCATTTGTGGCCTAA